A stretch of the Clostridium fungisolvens genome encodes the following:
- a CDS encoding DUF2922 domain-containing protein, translating into MESKTLIMIFKNENGDNVSLSVKGVKDKVSTAELTNAMDTIIAKNVFYSSGGKLVQKVGAQLVTKNVDECKVV; encoded by the coding sequence ATGGAATCAAAAACTTTGATTATGATATTTAAAAATGAGAACGGTGACAATGTATCGCTTTCAGTGAAGGGAGTTAAGGATAAAGTATCCACTGCTGAATTAACTAATGCCATGGATACTATAATAGCGAAAAATGTTTTCTATAGTTCTGGAGGAAAGCTAGTACAGAAGGTTGGAGCACAGCTTGTCACTAAGAATGTAGATGAGTGCAAGGTAGTCTAA
- a CDS encoding YvrJ family protein, translating into MEINVLVNLIANVGFPVATSAYLLIRLEKQIVGLTSSINKLNIIISTKLGVVIDTNNDSKIA; encoded by the coding sequence ATGGAAATAAATGTTCTAGTAAATCTTATTGCAAACGTAGGCTTTCCAGTAGCAACTAGTGCCTATTTACTCATAAGGTTAGAAAAGCAAATCGTTGGGCTTACATCATCAATAAACAAGCTAAATATCATAATTTCTACAAAGCTTGGCGTTGTTATAGATACCAACAATGATAGCAAAATAGCATAA
- a CDS encoding RNA polymerase sigma factor yields the protein MNFDKVENLAIAAKNGDSKAQIMLMDEFKPFIIKLSSTSIIHGYEREDLRNECYQTLFKCIFQYNFDTHRFIGYATNAIKNNINNLIKTSCKRSNAEGSKALIMDDKFVSQLAEDDEHFEDRICNKAYNRSIKDFVSQLNDRDKELIQFVFYERKQLKEYSILKNIRYSTVLNRKNIALKNLKKIMDAHEPSQYKN from the coding sequence ATGAATTTTGACAAAGTTGAAAATTTAGCTATTGCTGCTAAAAACGGTGACTCAAAAGCTCAAATAATGTTAATGGATGAATTTAAACCTTTTATTATCAAATTATCTAGCACATCAATAATTCATGGTTACGAAAGGGAAGATTTACGAAATGAATGCTATCAAACTTTGTTCAAGTGTATTTTCCAATACAATTTTGACACTCATAGGTTTATAGGCTATGCAACAAATGCTATCAAGAATAATATAAATAACTTGATTAAAACCTCTTGTAAAAGATCTAACGCAGAGGGAAGCAAAGCTTTAATAATGGATGACAAATTTGTAAGTCAACTTGCTGAGGATGATGAACATTTTGAAGATAGAATATGTAATAAGGCGTATAATAGAAGTATTAAAGATTTTGTAAGTCAACTTAATGATCGTGATAAAGAGCTTATACAATTTGTTTTCTATGAACGTAAACAACTAAAAGAATATTCAATCCTTAAAAATATACGTTATAGCACTGTTTTAAATAGAAAAAATATAGCTCTGAAAAATCTTAAAAAAATTATGGACGCTCATGAACCTAGTCAATATAAAAACTAA
- a CDS encoding DUF1659 domain-containing protein, translated as MAVSKVLQTSSMYIEIENGTDKLGATVYKKKNFSGVKTNATPENVYAVAEAIKAVLSVGTRDAFLTETSKLANA; from the coding sequence ATGGCAGTAAGTAAAGTTTTACAAACATCCTCTATGTATATAGAGATTGAAAATGGTACTGACAAACTGGGAGCTACAGTCTACAAAAAGAAAAACTTCTCTGGCGTTAAAACCAACGCAACTCCTGAAAATGTCTATGCAGTTGCAGAAGCTATAAAGGCAGTTTTAAGCGTTGGAACTAGAGATGCTTTCTTGACTGAAACTTCAAAACTAGCTAATGCTTAG
- a CDS encoding DUF2922 domain-containing protein, which translates to MDYTLAMTFINTNGDKLSLSVSDVKPDISSAEVGALMDTIVAKDIFLSKGCSIAAKYDAQITQRQTTKFDIK; encoded by the coding sequence ATGGATTATACACTAGCTATGACATTCATAAATACTAACGGTGATAAGCTTTCTTTGAGTGTTTCTGATGTAAAACCAGATATATCATCAGCTGAGGTTGGTGCCCTTATGGACACTATCGTGGCTAAAGATATATTCTTAAGCAAAGGCTGCTCAATAGCTGCTAAATATGACGCTCAGATTACTCAAAGACAAACTACTAAGTTTGATATAAAGTAG
- a CDS encoding DUF1659 domain-containing protein produces MATAILSGNSMIIKYKNETNENGDDIFRTVRFPNVRLDVSDDDFYAVGQALSSLMPSDAIYIRKQQDYLVEDI; encoded by the coding sequence ATGGCAACAGCAATATTAAGTGGAAATTCTATGATAATAAAGTACAAGAATGAAACCAATGAAAATGGAGATGATATTTTCAGAACTGTAAGATTCCCTAATGTAAGACTGGATGTAAGTGATGATGATTTTTATGCAGTAGGACAAGCATTAAGCAGTTTAATGCCATCAGATGCAATTTATATTAGAAAGCAGCAGGATTATTTAGTAGAGGATATATAG
- a CDS encoding DnaD domain protein, which produces MKFRVVYTDFWRDPVIMEEMTPEDRYFYLYLLTNPSTTSTGIYTISRKQIALDLGYSVETVDVFMDRYINHHKIIKYNTETRELALKNWGKYNLGRGGKPVMDCLTKELSMVKDKSLIQYIAENIKSEPILKLYKSFFEENTASERIVPPEGDNKNKEKDKDKEIDKQEEIKRDINKDININTEIEDSTKVNINKSNKKSFDGEGETLSTSHSNNFSEYLDEAALTLSNYYRAVTGSMEGLDFNHLKLLIKKHKAINVELAIQKALASKKCSLSYISGILKNWEKEGYPSDEEKLKEPKVPNQAGKLLKFGDYPQRQYDYDKLEEKLLGWYSKN; this is translated from the coding sequence ATGAAATTTAGAGTTGTGTACACAGATTTTTGGAGAGATCCAGTGATAATGGAGGAGATGACGCCTGAGGATAGATATTTTTATTTATATCTTTTAACTAATCCGAGTACCACAAGTACAGGAATTTACACCATAAGTAGAAAGCAGATTGCCTTAGATCTTGGATATAGTGTTGAGACCGTAGATGTTTTTATGGATAGATATATAAATCATCACAAAATTATAAAATATAATACTGAAACAAGGGAGTTAGCACTAAAGAACTGGGGAAAGTACAATTTGGGAAGAGGGGGCAAGCCTGTAATGGATTGCTTAACCAAAGAACTAAGTATGGTAAAGGATAAAAGTCTTATTCAGTATATAGCTGAGAATATTAAAAGCGAACCAATACTAAAGCTTTATAAGAGTTTTTTTGAGGAAAATACTGCCTCTGAACGAATCGTACCACCAGAAGGGGACAATAAGAATAAAGAGAAAGATAAAGATAAAGAAATAGATAAACAAGAAGAAATAAAGAGAGATATAAATAAAGATATAAATATAAATACAGAGATAGAAGATAGCACAAAAGTTAATATTAATAAATCTAACAAAAAGTCTTTTGATGGAGAAGGTGAAACTCTATCTACTAGCCATAGCAATAATTTTTCAGAATATCTTGATGAAGCTGCATTAACTCTCTCAAACTACTATAGGGCTGTTACTGGTAGCATGGAAGGTCTTGACTTTAACCATTTAAAGCTTTTGATTAAAAAACATAAAGCTATCAACGTAGAGCTTGCTATACAAAAGGCATTAGCTTCAAAAAAGTGTTCACTAAGCTACATTAGCGGCATATTAAAAAACTGGGAGAAAGAAGGCTATCCCAGTGATGAAGAAAAATTAAAGGAACCAAAGGTGCCAAATCAAGCTGGAAAGCTTTTAAAGTTTGGAGACTATCCTCAAAGACAGTATGACTATGACAAACTTGAAGAAAAGTTATTGGGCTGGTACTCAAAAAATTAA